In Streptomyces sp. Li-HN-5-11, the sequence CAGCTCGTCCCGGCGGTTCTCGCGCACCCGGCGGGTGTAGTCGCCGTGCGAGATCGACCGGGCCACCGTGTTCATCTCGTCCAGTGGCGCGGTGAGCGAATGCGCCACGAACTGCGTAATGAGAAGGGTGGCGATCATCGAGAAGACCATGATGAAGCGCAGCTCGGTCTTGGTGTGCACCGCGATCATCGACAGACCGGTGGTGATCAGCACCGCGATGACGACCAGCGCGCCCAGCTTGGTCTTGATGGAGAACGGGCTGACGCCCCCCAGGGAGTCCCCGGGGTCCCGCCGTGCGGCCGGCCCGTCGCTCATGGTGTCGGCGTCTCCAGCGCGTAGCCCACGCCGTGCACCGTGCGGATCCGCTCGGCGCCGATCTTCCGGCGCAGCGCCTTGATGTGGCTGTCCACCGTGCGGGTGCCGGAGGCGTCCGCCCAGTCCCACACCTCCGCCAGCAACTGCTCACGGGAGAGCACCGCGCGCGGGGTGTTCGCCAGGCAGACCAGCAGGTCGAACTCGGTCGGCGTCAGGTGGACGTCCTCGCTGCGCACCCGCACCCGGCGCTGTGCGTGGTCGATCTCCAGCTCGCCGAGCCGCAGGATGCCGCTGCGCGGGGTCGCCGCCGCGAGCGCCGCCCGCTCCACGCGGCGCAGCAGCACGTGCACGCGTGCCGCCAGCTCTCGCATCGAGAACGGCTTGGTCATGTAGTCGTCCGCGCCGACCCCGAGCCCGACCAGCATGTCGGTCTCGTCGTCGCGCGCGGTGAGCATCAGCACCGGCACCGGCCGCTGGGCCTGCACGCGGCGGCAGACCTCCAGGCCGTCGAAGCCGGGCAGCATGATGTCGAGGATCAGCAGGTCGGGCTGCCAGGCCTCGGCGGTGTCGACGGCCGCCGGGCCATCGCCGGCCGTCTGCACGAGGAATCCCTCGGCGCGCAGGCGGGTGGCGATGGCTTCCATGATGGTCTGGTCGTCCTCGACCACCAGGACCCGGCGCTGTGCGCCCGGGCTGGCCGTCGTGCCGTTGTGCGAGGTGTGTGTCTGCTCCATCGCCCGCCCCTGAGTGTGCTTTCCGGAATCCGTGGGGTGATCCCTTGACTGCGCATGGTTGCGATTGACGCTTGAATGATCTGCGTCAGGGAAGCAGAGTACGGGGAGTCACAGCGCCTTTGCTATCCAGGGCGGACGCCGAGATGGACCACGTCCGGAACGCCCCGGGCAACCGGGATCTCTTCGGTGCGCACCCCCTGGAACCCGACATTCCGTAGGGTTCCTTCAAATTCCGGAGACGGCTGCGCCGACCAGATGGCGAGTACCCCGCCGGGCCTCAACACCCGTGCGCAGCTTGCCAGTCCGGCTTTCTCGTACAGCCCTCCGTTGTCCTCGGTGACCGTCCAGCCGGGGCCGTTGTCGATGTCGAGGCACAGGGCGTCGAACGTGGCGGATGTCTCATTGACGTAGTCGATCAGGCCGCTTTCGATGATCTCGGTGCGCGGATCGGCGAGCGCGGCGGCGGTCAGCCCGGCGAGCGGGCCGCCCAGGTGCCAGTCGATGATCGCGCGCTCGCGCTCCACGACCGTGATCCCGCCCCAGCGCGGCTCGGCCGCCGCGTGCGCGAGCGAGAAGCCGACACCCAGGCCGCCGATGAGCACCCGCGGCGCGGCCCGCCCGTCCAGCGCGGCGAGGGCGGCGTCGACGAGGAGGCGTTCGGAACGGCCGTCGGAGGTGTCCATCAGGAAGCAGCCGTTGGCGATGATCTGCAGCAGCGCGCCGTGCCGGCGCAGCACCACCTCGCCATGGGGACCCTCGCGGCGGTCCAGCACCACGGGAGTGTCGTACGAGGCGGTCATGGAGCCATCCTGCCCCAACACGCCCGTACGGCCACGTGAATTACTGGCGCCCGGCATCCGTATGAGTATCTGCTGCGAGGACCTTAATTAGTTCCTGAGAATCGGCTCCCTGGTGGCGTCGGTCATAGACAGAGGCCCCTGTGACACAAAGGGTGGGGCACAACGGAAGGAGCCCCGCACCGTGGAACGGACCGCGACGGCCGAGGCCGCTGCCTCGGCGACGCCCTTGAGCGAGCCTGTTCCGCCCAAGGACGCCTCCCGGTTGCTGGACGGCATACCGCAGCAGAGGCCCGGGGCCGACGCCGACGCCGTCGCCGGGGCCGATGCCGTCGCCGCACCGCGGGCCCGTCGCGCGGTTCCGTCCGGCGGGCCGGGCGGGACACGGCCCGGCGCGCACCCCGAGCCTCCTCGCGCACCCTGCCCCGCCGCCGCACGGCCCGGCGGGACGCGGGTGCTCGCCGGAGTCGGCCGCCTCCGAGGGCTCCGCCCCTGGCGGTTGCTGCCCAGCCCCCACCGCACCCCGTTCACCTTCGCGTACGCGGCTGTGCTGGCCGTCACCTCGCTCCTCGCCCGGTTCGTCGATCCCGCGGTCATGGACTCGCTCTACCAGAGTTCCAGCACGGACGTCGCGCACCTGCTGCGGGCGCCCACGCTGGTGCTGCCGGCCAGCGCGCTGTGGATCGCCGGCGGGGTGGTGTCGCCGTACACCGCCTGCTTCCTGCTCGTGCTCACCGCGCTGGAGCGCCGGACGGGCGGCCTGCGGACGGCCGGTGTCTTCCTGTTCGGGCATGTGCTGGCCACCCTCCTCACCGAGATTCCCGTAGGGCTCGCGGTGCTGGCCGGGCACCTGCCCGACAGCGCGCTGCACCGCTACGACTACGGCATCAGCTACGGCGTCGCCACCGGCGTCGGCGCCCTGGCCGGCCTGGTGTCTCCCTGGCTGCGCTGGCCGATGCTCACCCTGTTCGTCGGGCTGGTGCTGCAGGACCTGGCCGGACTCACCGACCCGATGACCAGTTGGGGCCACCTCATCTCCGTGGGTCTCGGCGTGGCGACCTGGCCGCTGCTGCGCCGGTGGGCCGACGCCCGCGCCCAGGACCTGGCCCGTGCGGGACACCGTCCCCGGGCCCGAAACCAGCCCGGGGCCCGGGGCCAGGCCGAGGCACGGGACCAGGCCACGGCCTCCGCCTGACACCTCGCCAGCCTCCCGGCGCACCGGCGGGACTCGCCAACCCCCTCCCGGACCCCGGCCGTCCTGCGCCTCTCCCTTGATCGCTCACAGCGAACGGCTGCCTGGGAACAATCAGCCACGCCCGAGCATTGAGTCGGCATAGCTCAACTTGACTGCCGAAGGGGAGATCATGACTGCTGAGTCCACGGCGTCCACACCGATCGTCCTGCCCGTGCTGCCGCTCGACGACGAGGTCGTGCTGCCCGGGATGGTGGTCCCGCTGGACCTGAGCGACACCGAGGTGCGGGCCGCGGTGGAGGCCGCGCAGGCCGCCGCCCGGTCGGAGCCCGGGAAGCCCAGAGTGCTGCTGGTACCGCGCATCGAGGGCACGTACGCGAAGACCGGCGTGCTGGGCACGGTCGAACAGGTCGGCCGGCTGGCCGACGGCGACCCGGGCGCGCTGATCCGCGGACGCGGCCGTGTGCGGATCGGTGCCGGAACCACGGGCCCCGGTGCGGCGCTGTGGGTCGAGGGGACGCGGATCGACGAGAGCGTCCCGGACCCGCTGCCCGGACAGGTGGCCGAGCTGGTCAAGGAGTACAAGGCGCTCGCCACCGCCTGGCTGCGCAAGCGCGGCGCCTGGCAGGTCGTCGACCGCGTCCAGGCCATCGACGACGTCTCCGCGCTCGCCGACAACTCCGGCTACTCGCCCTTCCTGACCACCGAACAGAAGGTCGAACTCCTCGAGACCACCGACCCGGTGGCCCGTCTCAGGCTCGCCACCCAGCACCTGCGCGACCACCTCGCCGAGCAGGACGTGGCCGAGACCATCGCCAAGGACGTCCAGGAGGGCGTCGACAAGCAGCAGCGCGAGTTCCTGCTGCGGCGCCAGCTGGAGGCCGTCCGCAAGGAACTGCGCGAGCTGAGCGGCGAGAAGGACGGCGAGGAGTCCGACGACTACCGCGCCCGCGTCGAGGCCGCCGACCTGCCCGAGAAGGTCCGCGAGGCCGCCCTCAAGGAGGTCGACAAGCTGGAGCGCGCCTCCGACGCCTCGCCCGAGGGCTCCTGGATCCGCACCTGGCTCGACACGGTCCTGGAGATGCCGTGGAACGAGCGCACCGAGGACGCCTACGACATCCAGGGCGCCAAGGCGGTCCTGGACGCCGAGCACGCGGGTCTTCAGGACGTGAAGGAGCGCATCACCGAGTACCTGGCGGTGCGCAAGCGCCGCAGCGACCGCGGACTGGGCGTGATCGGAGGCCGGCGCGGCGGTGCCGTACTGGCCCTGGTCGGCCCGCCCGGTGTCGGCAAGACCTCGCTGGGCGAGTCCGTGGCCCACGCCATGGGGCGCAAGTTCGTCCGCGTCGCCCTCGGCGGCGTCCGCGACGAGGCCGAGATCCGCGGCCACCGCCGTACGTACGTCGGGGCGCTGCCCGGCCGGATCGTGCGCGCCGTCAAGGAGGCCGGGTCCATGAACCCGGTGGTTCTACTCGACGAGATCGACAAGGTCGGCTCCGACTTCCGCGGCGACCCGGCCGCGGCCCTGCTGGAAGTGCTCGACCCGGCGCAGAACCACACCTTCCGGGACCACTACCTGGAGGTGGAGCTGGACCTGTCGGACGTCGTCTTCCTCGCCACCGCCAACGTCCTGGAGGCCATCCCGGAGGCCCTGGCCGACCGTATGGAGATCGTGCGCCTGGACGGCTACACGGAGGACGAGAAGATCGTCATCGCCCGCGACCACCTGATCCCGCGCCAGCTGGAGCGTGCGGGCCTGCACGCGGACGAGGTGACGATCGAGGAGGGCGCGCTGCGCCGGCTGGCCGGCGAGTACACCCGCGAGGCGGGCGTGCGTACGCTCGAACGCTCCATCGCGCGGCTGCTGCGCAAGGTCGCCGCCCAGCACGAACTGGGCGAGCGGGAGCTGCCGTTCACCGTCACCGACGCCGACCTGCGCGGCCTGATCGGCCGCCCGCACCACGTGCCGGAGGCCGGCCAGGACCCGGCGGAGCGCCGTACGTCCGTCCCCGGCGTGGCGACGGGCCTCGCGGTCACCGGAGCCGGCGGCGACGTCCTGTTCGTCGAGGCCTCCCTGGCCGACCCGGAGACGGGCGCGGCGGGCCTGACCCTGACGGGTCAGCTGGGTGACGTGATGAAGGAGTCGGCGCAGATCGCGCTGAGCTTCCTGCGCAGCCACGGCGCCGAGCTGGAGCTGCCGGTGGGCGACCTGAAGGACCGGGGGGTGCACATCCACTTCCCGGCGGGCGCGGTGCCGAAGGACGGCCCGAGCGCCGGTGTCACGATGACGACCGCGCTCGCGTCGCTGCTGTCCGGCCGGCTGGTCCGCACGGACGTGGCGATGACCGGCGAGGTCTCGCTGACCGGCCGGGTGCTGCCCATCGGCGGCGTCAAGCAGAAGCTGCTCGCCGCCCACCGCGCCGGGGTGACCACCGTGATCATCCCCAAGCGCAACGAACCCGACCTGGACGACGTCCCGGCCGAGGTGCTGGACAAGCTCGACGTCCACGCCGTGACCGACGTCCGCCAGGTCCTGGAGCTGGCGCTCGCGCCCGCGACGAACGGCGCGGCGCCGGAGGTTCCGGTCGCGGCGATGGGGGCACCTCCCAGGCGTTGAGCCCTGGGGGAGAACGCGACCGGATGAGGGAGGCCCGGGTCTTCGTGAGGGAGCCCGGGCCTTCACCATGCGTGCCACGCGCCGAAAAGGGGACCGGAGGCCGCGTTGGTCTATGCCTGCGGAATACTGACCGGGCTGCGGTGGTGGCCGCGACGGGGGGAGAATTCTCAGTAGCGGGAAACTGTGAGGCAGGGGCTGACGTGCACGAAGGCGCAAAGGGCGGCGGGCGAAGAGAAGGCGCGCCGGACGCGTTGCCGAGCGGTGCGGACCGGCCGTTCCTCGCCCTGGAGCGGGAACTGACGGTGCTGCTGCGGCGCGCCCGCGCCAGCCAGGGCGAGATGGCCCGCGAGGTCCACCCGGACCTGGAGTCCGCCGCCTACGGGCTGCTCGTCCGGCTGGACGAGTGCGGCAGGCAGCGCGCCACGGCGCTCGCCGGCTACATCGGCGTGGGCAAGGCCACGATGTCCCGCCAGTTGCGCGCCCTGGAGGAGCTCGGTCTGGTCGCCCGGGAACCGGATCCCGCGGACGGGCGCGCCTCGCTGGTGGCGCTCACCGACGAGGGCCGCCGCCGCGTGGGCCGGGTGCGCGAGGCCCGCCGGGAGCGCTACGTCAGGCAGCTCGCCCACTGGGACCGCCGGGAGGTCGCCGAACTGGCCCGGCTGCTGCACGAGTTGAACCGGGGCGTGGAGAAGTAGCGCCGGCCCGGCCGGGGATGGCTCAGAGTTCGGCGAAGACCACCGTCGCGTCGTCGTGCGTCTTGTTCCGCCGCAGACGCGTCCGCTCCTCGTGGTCGGCCGCCTCCAGGGCCCGTACGCGGTCCACGAGCGCCCGCG encodes:
- a CDS encoding response regulator transcription factor, which produces MEQTHTSHNGTTASPGAQRRVLVVEDDQTIMEAIATRLRAEGFLVQTAGDGPAAVDTAEAWQPDLLILDIMLPGFDGLEVCRRVQAQRPVPVLMLTARDDETDMLVGLGVGADDYMTKPFSMRELAARVHVLLRRVERAALAAATPRSGILRLGELEIDHAQRRVRVRSEDVHLTPTEFDLLVCLANTPRAVLSREQLLAEVWDWADASGTRTVDSHIKALRRKIGAERIRTVHGVGYALETPTP
- a CDS encoding spermidine synthase, with amino-acid sequence MTASYDTPVVLDRREGPHGEVVLRRHGALLQIIANGCFLMDTSDGRSERLLVDAALAALDGRAAPRVLIGGLGVGFSLAHAAAEPRWGGITVVERERAIIDWHLGGPLAGLTAAALADPRTEIIESGLIDYVNETSATFDALCLDIDNGPGWTVTEDNGGLYEKAGLASCARVLRPGGVLAIWSAQPSPEFEGTLRNVGFQGVRTEEIPVARGVPDVVHLGVRPG
- a CDS encoding rhomboid-like protein; amino-acid sequence: MERTATAEAAASATPLSEPVPPKDASRLLDGIPQQRPGADADAVAGADAVAAPRARRAVPSGGPGGTRPGAHPEPPRAPCPAAARPGGTRVLAGVGRLRGLRPWRLLPSPHRTPFTFAYAAVLAVTSLLARFVDPAVMDSLYQSSSTDVAHLLRAPTLVLPASALWIAGGVVSPYTACFLLVLTALERRTGGLRTAGVFLFGHVLATLLTEIPVGLAVLAGHLPDSALHRYDYGISYGVATGVGALAGLVSPWLRWPMLTLFVGLVLQDLAGLTDPMTSWGHLISVGLGVATWPLLRRWADARAQDLARAGHRPRARNQPGARGQAEARDQATASA
- the lon gene encoding endopeptidase La, with the translated sequence MTAESTASTPIVLPVLPLDDEVVLPGMVVPLDLSDTEVRAAVEAAQAAARSEPGKPRVLLVPRIEGTYAKTGVLGTVEQVGRLADGDPGALIRGRGRVRIGAGTTGPGAALWVEGTRIDESVPDPLPGQVAELVKEYKALATAWLRKRGAWQVVDRVQAIDDVSALADNSGYSPFLTTEQKVELLETTDPVARLRLATQHLRDHLAEQDVAETIAKDVQEGVDKQQREFLLRRQLEAVRKELRELSGEKDGEESDDYRARVEAADLPEKVREAALKEVDKLERASDASPEGSWIRTWLDTVLEMPWNERTEDAYDIQGAKAVLDAEHAGLQDVKERITEYLAVRKRRSDRGLGVIGGRRGGAVLALVGPPGVGKTSLGESVAHAMGRKFVRVALGGVRDEAEIRGHRRTYVGALPGRIVRAVKEAGSMNPVVLLDEIDKVGSDFRGDPAAALLEVLDPAQNHTFRDHYLEVELDLSDVVFLATANVLEAIPEALADRMEIVRLDGYTEDEKIVIARDHLIPRQLERAGLHADEVTIEEGALRRLAGEYTREAGVRTLERSIARLLRKVAAQHELGERELPFTVTDADLRGLIGRPHHVPEAGQDPAERRTSVPGVATGLAVTGAGGDVLFVEASLADPETGAAGLTLTGQLGDVMKESAQIALSFLRSHGAELELPVGDLKDRGVHIHFPAGAVPKDGPSAGVTMTTALASLLSGRLVRTDVAMTGEVSLTGRVLPIGGVKQKLLAAHRAGVTTVIIPKRNEPDLDDVPAEVLDKLDVHAVTDVRQVLELALAPATNGAAPEVPVAAMGAPPRR
- a CDS encoding MarR family transcriptional regulator, which translates into the protein MHEGAKGGGRREGAPDALPSGADRPFLALERELTVLLRRARASQGEMAREVHPDLESAAYGLLVRLDECGRQRATALAGYIGVGKATMSRQLRALEELGLVAREPDPADGRASLVALTDEGRRRVGRVREARRERYVRQLAHWDRREVAELARLLHELNRGVEK